One part of the Glycine soja cultivar W05 chromosome 11, ASM419377v2, whole genome shotgun sequence genome encodes these proteins:
- the LOC114374007 gene encoding cytochrome c-like, translating into MASFDQAPPGDVKSGDKIFRTKCAQCHTVEKGAGHKQGPNLNGLFGRQSGTTPGYSYSSANKNMAVTWEEKTLYDYLLNPKKYIPGTKMVFPGLKKPQERADLIAYLRESTAQ; encoded by the exons ATGGCGTCGTTCGATCAGGCACCTCCCGGCGATGTCAAATCCGGTGACAAAATCTTCAGGACCAAGTGTGCTCAGTGTCACACCGTCGAAAAAGGTGCCGGTCACAAGCAAG GACCCAATCTGAATGGTTTGTTTGGAAGGCAATCAGGCACTACTCCCGGTTATTCTTACTCTTCAGCTAACAAGAACATGGCTGTTACTTGGGAAGAAAAGACACTATACGATTACTTGCTTAACCCCAAAAAG TATATTCCAGGGACCAAGATGGTATTTCCTGGTCTTAAGAAGCCTCAGGAACGTGCTGATCTTATTGCATATCTGAGAGAATCCACTGCACAGTGA